AGAACTCCCTAGTGAACAAGGGAAAACACCAACATTGAGAACGAAGTCTTCAGCATCTAGATTAATAAAAAGTACGGACATGCATTTAAACCGAACTagaaacaaaaatactgcttcaaaACTGCAGACGTCACTTCTTGAAGATTCAAACAGGCTTAGTATAGACATACAAAAGCCATCTGCTTTCCACCCCACTGTCTctacagataattttttttcagaccaaAATAATAAGGAATTTATGGAAACAGGGTCTGTAACTCATAAAGTCTCAAATTCTGTACAGATGAGGGAAATTAATTTTGGGAGGAAAGATAAAATGGAAGGATTATTTACAGAGCCTACTACCACTAATGAAGGCATGCCTAAAGGGAGAGCATGTTTTCAGGCACCTGTTACACTGAAGGGTATTCCACACATCAATGTGGAGGCACATAATATTGTAGGAAGTCTAGCACCTGGTAGTACTAGGACACTGAGAAATGAAAACACTGATGAtaagcagaataaaattaataaaatgcaaacaGATGCAAGCTGTGCTGAGGCGATGATTGGTAGGCAGCAGATTGCTTTACACACAGATCATGGTAATGTAACTGCTAGCTGCTCTGGAAGTGGAGATACCCATCGTAGCAGCAGGATACGGAAGCCTGTGCATTTTTGTCCTGGTGAGGATAAATCCTGCCACATTCAGATTCAGAATGGTGGCAAAAATGGGAGCGAAAATCCCAATGCAATATTGTTACAAGCTGGAGCACTGCAGAAAGCCAACAGTCATCCTAAGGGTTTTCTGAAAGACTCTCTAGTAAAATCCAGAGGTGTTTGCCATGCAGACGATGTTCAGAATGGCCCATCCTCTGATCTGTTTTCTGACTCTAGAGACTTTGAAGAGAGCTTCCAGTTGGATACTCAAACTGAGATGATAATAAAACAGGAGGGAGCAGCTGGAATCACGGGACAGCAGGGAATACAAGGTTCAGAGCTGGCAGCAATACCACGGCAGGAAATCTCCAAGAAACTAAACACTTCACGGACTGAGAATGCTACTGATGAAAGGCAGGCTGCAACAGTTAGGAAACTGGGCTTATCGAGTGTTGTCGCAACAAATAACATTACAAAAAACACAGCTCAGCACTGCAGTAATAAAGTTTTGGAGTCTGGAGGCCTTAATTTACAGCCTGTGGCGATGGAAATAGAATCTGCACGTTGCCTTAAAGATAGCGATTTCTCAGTGACTGACTCTCAGCTACACAGTTTTCTTCAAGATTTCCATACCCAAAATTCAGTGAAAAGGGAGAGTGTATCTGAAGACCTTAGTAAAGCAACCTCCCCTTTTAGTAGGGAGCACATTGTACAAGTAGAATGCCACCCTGTCCCCGAAACTAGCCTGAATATGAGTGGTAGCTTGCTGTTTGATGATAGCTTCAGTAATGGCAGTGACCTTTCAGCTGTTCACGTCACAGAAACTGAGAGAAAGGACCCTGTGGAGAAGCAAGAGGCTTTGCTTCCTCCAGATTGTCTTTTGCAGAACCTAAGGTCTGTTCCCAGTAAGTTTGATGTCTGTGGCAATCAGAAAGAGCATGAGGATCCTGCGCACCTTAACAATGTGTCTCTAGCATTCTCTGATCTAATAGCTGAAGTCTTAGATCATGCAAACTCACCATCTTTTCTGGAAGATCTTCCTTCTCCGTTTCATGGTCAGTCAGTATTAAGAAACCCAGTGATTTCTAACAATGACCGCAGACCAAAGGATTTAGTAGGAGATGAAGGTGAAAAGCTCCAAAGAAGCCAGCAAGCTTTAGACAAGAAAACTCATCCAATGGTGTGGACTGACCGCTCGTTTGAACTAAGCCCAGGATTGCAGGATGTGTTAGACAAATGGCCTAGTCCCTCAGGCATTGAACCAGTTTCAGTAAGCTCCTGTTTGAAAGGAAAGTTAGCTGCTCCTATTGTTAATCAAGAGCCAGATCCAGTTTTTAAATCTGACTGTTGTCAGCCAGAGCGTTTACCCAATTGCCAGGATTTAAAAAGCTCTTTCGAGGTTGAAACAGAAAACTTGGATCTTCAGAAAACAGACTGCGTAACACTTCCAGTCAAGGGAAGCAACAGCAAATTGTGTCCTCCACCAGATAGTAATAATGTGCTTATTCCTCCAACACCTCCCCAAGAACTTTTTCCAAAGAGttccatttctctctctgtgaaaTCTGGAAGGAAGAGGCAGGTTGCCTGCATGAACAAAGGGCAGCTGATTCAGCCACAGCAGAACAACGAGGGCAATGCAGAGCAGCAGGTAAAAACACTCCAGGTCAAACTTGGGAGTGTAGACCCAAGTGAGACTGATGAGATAAAAGATGATTCCACTACAGACCAAGGCTTTTCACTGCAGCTATCTCAGGATGTTTTTCCACTCGTTCCCTTAAGTGCTGAAAGTTTCACTATTATCGATGTAGCAAGTGACAAAGCACTTTTCCAGACTTTTGTTGCAgaatggaaggagaaaagcagattcTCCATCTCAGTGGCATGCGAAAGAACAAAATGTCTTATGTCTCCCAAATCAACAATTGGTGGCAAATTCAAAAAAGGTGAGTTCTGTGTTCCAGCACATTATTTTGTGAACAGCAGGGTGGCATCTTCAGCTTAAAGCAGGAGTGGAGAAGGAAAGGGTttgcaaaaaaggaggaaaattactGATACTAATTGACTGTTGTAACTCTCAGTAAAGCAAAGGAGCTGAGTGTTAGTACAGGATAGAGAACTGTTGTCAAGCATTTCATTGGTAGGTCTTTGGTGATAGTAACGAAGCGTTAGCGGCTTGTTTGTGAGAGCACCTAATCTTAATGTTTCGTTGTGTATCTGATTTTGAAGTGGATCTATGTTGTGCAATCTCTTTATCCTGTTTATCTTTCCATGTCATAAACAAGTTTTAGTATATTTTGAAACGAATAATATATTTAACAGTAAATTGTACAGATTGCTCAGGGTCTCCACTGAGCAGTGTTACTTCTGGGATTGCCTCTGAaccaaagttaaatatttttgagTTTGCAAAAAGTAAACTTGGTTCAATATATGCGTATGTGAAATTCAGATTGATCTCTGGGTTGTTGCaatattgcttcattttttttccacagaagtatTCATATTCTGCagttagctgctgctgctgtgtaaACGCAcacttcctttaaaataacaagATTAAGCAGAGTTAGATTCTTTGCTGTCATATTGCCATAACAACAACATTTCTTAactatcaaaatatatttttgacagACAAACGTGAAATGTTTTTCAAAGTGGAGGGAGGGCATACGTTTCTGTCTCAACTCTTGAAAAGATTGCTAGGAAAAGCCAGAGTTTTGCAGGCATGCTATATGGGTAGCTGTTTCTGTTAAGACAAAGTTTTGCTATTCTAGACGCATTGGGTTTTTTCCCgcaaaagaaacacagatttttttttttttctccctatagATAAAAATGAAGATATATATTCACTTTTAAGAAATTTAGGCTCAACTGTGTGTATTTACATTTTCAGGATACAAACTCTTCTGTATTTATGGATGCTATTTTATAATTGTAACTTAAAAATTTTTCCTTTAGTAAGTTCTCCTCAGTGGATGCAAGTTAAAGATGATGGATTTCCTGTCCAAGGCTGTGAGGACATCTTGGTAGTTGGACTGGCAGTATGTTGGGGTGGAAAAGATGCCTACTATATCTCTTTGCAGCAGATACAAGACCAGACTGGTAAGTGAGCAGACAGGCTGTGTTGTGCTATGTGACGCTGCATTTCAAGAAGGTGCCTTCAGCAgatctcagaatcacagaatggtaggggttggaagggacatctagagatcatctagtccaatctccctgctaaagcaggttcacctagagcaggttgcacaggaacgtgtccaagtgagttttgagtatctccagagaaggagactccacaacctctctgggcagcctgttccagggctctgtcgccctcaaagtaaagaagttgttCTTCACATTGAGACAGAACTTcttgtgttccagcttgtgcccgtggccccttgtcctgttgctgagcaccactgaaaagagtctggccccatcctcctgacacacgCCCTTTAGatttttataagcattgatgagatcccctctcagtcttctccagactaaacagacccaggtctctcactctttcctcataagagaggtgctgcATTCCCTTGATCctcttcatagccctccactggactctgtccagtagttccttgtctttcttgaactgggcagcacagaactggacacagtactccagatgtggcctcaccagggcagagtagagggggaagatgacctcccttgacctgctggtgacactcttaatgcaccccaggataccattggtcttcttggccacaggggcacattgctggctcatggtcaacttgttgtccaacAGGACTCACAGGACTCTTCTCTGcggagctgctttccagcaagtcAATCCCTaacctgtactgatgcatggggttattcgtccctaggtgcaggaccctacacttgcttttctCAAATTTCATTAGGTTcttctccgcccaactctccagcctgtccaggtttcACAGTATGTTGGCACGGCCTTCTAGTGTGTCAGCCGCTCCTCCCAGtcttgtgtcatcagcaaacttgcggAGGGTacactgtcccctcatccaggtcactgaagaatatattgaacaagactggacccactACTGACCCCTGTTGGAAACACCGCTAGCTACAGGTTCTACAGATGGGTTCTTGGAAATGTTTTGAGAAATCCCAAACTCAGCTCAGCTGTGTGATGGAGTGATTTAGCCATATTATTTGGCAGTCTTAAGTGTTGAACCCCCTTGAACATGTTGCTGTGGATACATCTGTGGTGCTGTCTAATAAGGCCAGGTAGCTGGCTCAAGCACTGGACTGCTGAGCACGCGTATGCTGAAGTCTTAGCTTACTCCCACGTTCTCTTTACCTTGCTTGCTTTTCTATTTCAACTTCTTCCAATTTTTGctctccagaaaaaaacctgacacttGAATGCTGAACATAACCCAATCTGTGCTATGTGGGCTCCTggctgtttcttctgtttctcctttgtttAATAGTACAGACACAGCGTATTGCTTTTGGGAGTTTTGTCTCGTTTGATAAAATATATAATCGGTATAGGTTTATTGTTACTTCTTCACAGTTCAGCTGTATTTTTTGTGCTTTAGGTGATTGCATTCAAGATTTTTCTCATGCCTTTCTTATCACACAGTGggtaaaaaagataattttttgcTTGTATTTCCTGCCTTAGAAATCAGTATGAGTTTGGCCCCACCACCTTTGGACAAAAACCTGTCTGTAACAGAGAGACTGTATCATCTGCAGCTGTACCTGCAGAAGAAGCCCAAGCAGGAGCGCTCACTTGTCATGTATGACTTCATTCAGCACTACAAGACTCTGGTGATGGCTTGTGGCATCTCCTTGGAAGGAAGTTTTGAGGACCCAAAGGTTTGCAGGATTAAGAAATTTAGCTTGGGTAAAACTACTAGTATAAGCACACCAGTGGAAAGACAGGAGTGCCGTCTGGTACTTTCCTGCTGTTATTTAGATTTGAGTACACACACCTGTCAGAGGGTTTAGTGAAATTTTCTTCCAGTGGGAATTCTAGAACAGTATTTAGAGGAGACTTCTTTTGCTATGTATGTTCATATGTATGTGCCTGCAAGAGAAACAGAGCAGGTTCAGTGATAGGTTAACATGCTAATCTTTCACGCCGGATTGcttgggtgggggggtgaggttacatctcctccctgtcccagcaGACATGGCTGAACTCTTGTTTTTTTGCTATAAGAAGCTTGGGACTAAAATGGCAGAAGTGCTTCTGATCAGATTATTGATTCTGAGAGCAGAAGGCTTTGTAAGCAAAAGATTTACCTGCCATGTGTATGGACCACCTTGGTACTGctattttctcaaaacaaacaatGTTTACATGTAATTTCAAAAGGTAGGTTCGAGTACCATTTGTAATTCAAATGAAACACTAGAAAGAGGTAAAAGCACCTTCTTGTCCTCATTAGGAAAAGCTCTAGATGCATAGAAATTTCTGATGTTGATTTTTAAAGCTTGCATCACACATGGGCTGAATAACGTCACGGCAATATTAAAGTCTGCAGGTAAGTAGCTAAGGTGTTCCACAAAAGAGCAAACTTAGCTTTTCATACCAATACATagttttaagataaaattaaagAGCAATAAAAGTAGCACCTTTCACTGCATTGTTCTGTGTATTAAATGGAgtcatatttgtttattttagtgaTGCAATAAAGgtacacatacacagacacatgCATTCACCCCCCTCCCACAACCCCTCCCCCCATATACCTGTAGTTTTTACCTTCTGTTTGCTGACAGACAATGCAGAAACCTGTGTTTCATCCTATTTTGACACAAGAAATTGAAATATAGCTATAACTGAAATTGCTTTGAAGACAGTGGGAGGTACGAGGCTTACTGCGGATAAAACTTGCCTTGCAGAATTCTTGGTACTAGTGCTGatgtgcaaaaaaataaaaggagagctCAGCTTGACTAATATTTTAAATCAATAGCAATTTCTGATTTTTACAAAGTCAGTTTTTGGATTAAACACGTTTTGATCCCGATTTTCATATTTAATCACCTTTGTGCGAggttttaataaaggaaaaaaaatgaggacgACACTTCTAGATGTGTTTAGTTGACAGAGGATGAGGTTTTCAAATGTGCAGAATTAACTTTGAGTGAAAATGAAGCTTTTCAGTGATTTATGCCCTCTTGAAGGTTTTATCTGAAATCACATAACTTTTCCACAAATTATTCCAGTCTGCCTGCCGaatcaagaaaaataatctgcacTACAACCTTGCATTAACCCCCGGTTAAGTATTTACGTCGTATTAtgactaaaatggaaaaaacGGTCTCATGTAGCTCTCCCTTTTTAAGGTTGCATGTTGGCTGCTTGATTCTGGCTCTAAGGAACGTACACTTCACAACATGGTGACTAACTTTCTCCCCAACGAGCTACCTCTACTGGAAGGGGTAGGCACCGACCAAGGGGTGCAGAGCCTGGGGCTTAGTGCCAGCGGAGATCATTCTGGGCGATACAGAGCAGCAATAGAGTCTGTGCTTATCTTCAATGTCATGAACCAACTTCGTAATGaattacagaaggaaaatctCACAGGTAAAGAGAGCTCCTCCTGATGGGGGTAATGATTGAGGGTTAAAGGCAGCTGTGGTACCACATGCTGAATGATcagtggagaagagaagacatttGGAAGTTCTTATCTAAGTATATTCTCTGGCAAAATGCTGATTTGTTAGAAGAGGGCACTTCCCTTAGAAGTACATCTATTTTGTCATAtattaaattttgaattaaaatagaatttttataTCCTAAATATCCACCAGTTCCATTGGGTAAGGCAACAGCAGACTCTATTTTAAGTATCTGAATCAAGCAGATCCTTACCTCCCAGGTGAGTACCCTGGCCATTCGGAGGGGCCTTGTGGGTCTATGGTTTCTCATGAACATGTTCGAAAGCTTTTGCATTTCCTTATAGAAACAATTCCTAAAATCCTCACGTTTTCTGAAGGAGATTTCTTGCTCTTCAGCCTGCCCATGGCAGCATTGTTCATTATGTATGTGTTGTATCCACGAAACTTTTGTGATCCCATAATGAATGATCCCGTATGTTTGCACTAATATTTGATGAGTGCTtgtctctgtttaaaaacaatcaaacaaaaaaaaaccagcccaaaaGCACATACCTGTTGGTGGGCTTTGTGATTGTTTCCCCTAAATTGTATCCAAAGCCTAAGATTAGGGTCCTGTCTCAACTGAAGTCTTTTATTGCAAGTTTACCACAGCATTTATGATCGTGACAACTAAACCttggaacatttttaaaagatgtgggTGGTGGAATGAAAGTGTATGAAGTTAGCTTTACATTAAGCATGTCTGCAGTTTATAAAATGTTGATATACAAAGAGATGTCTATGTCttagaaaaaagatttttgacAGAAGTTGTTATTCTCTTAAATATTTTGTGATAAAAAATTCTGGAATACTTTTTACTATGAAATATTTCTTACTATGacattttccagaaacaaaaagtatttaaacTAAATCTATATTAAAGGATTTCAGCATTTCAGCGTGTCAGGACATACAGGGTTTTAAAAACTGAGGATTccccagttgttttttttatgaatttgttGATCTGCAGTTGATCTGTTTTTGATGTTATAAAAGTTTTTCTTGGGCGTTGTACTTATTACAGATGTATTTTCTAAAGTGGAGATGCCCACCCATTATtgcttggctctgctggagcTGAATGGCATTGGTTTTAGCACAACAGCGTATGAAACCCAGAAACAGGTCATGCAAGCTAAACTGAGTGAGATTGAGACCAAGGCATATCAGCTGGCAGGCCACAGTTTCTCCTTAACCAGCCCTGATGACATTGCAGAGGTACGTGAGGGTtagggtgggagggggagaacTTTTTTAGGAGTTACCCTCATGAAGCTTTTGCTTAGACTTAAGAAAAATACCTGCTTGGGCAGACTGTgtaggaagaaaagacaaaatgcaaattGAACTCTGCTCAGAGTCGATTTGCCTTCACGCTCATTATGAGCCTGCTGCCTGCAAGGTGCTGTGCGTCTCCTGCTTGTTACTGATCATTCTGATTTCTGCAAACTTTAGCAGAAATAAAGAAAGTAGAAGTGGAAATAAGCATGTTGGAAATAAAAACCAAGTGGAAATAAGCATATTGTTTGTATAGGACCTTGGCTTCTCTTGGCGCATGAGATGATCTGCCAACGAAATGGCTTTTGGAATATTTTGGATGAATGATGCGGGACTAGAGAAGGTTTTTTGCAATACCAGTATTCTGCACATGAGATGTGATGTGATACCATGTAGTCTGAGTCTAGGAATGGTTGTACTGAATAACTTGCATTGTTACCCTGTCCCTATACAGAcatgaaagaggaggaaaggctgCTTTAAAAGTTTTGAATCAactactgtttgtttttaataaccTATATAAACTGTTTTTTTGAAAGCCTAAGAAACCCATTTCTATGTAAATTAGCaatacttttatttctgaaggactttactatatatttttttaatgtacattacATGGAATCATAGGAATAGATTCTAATTGCTGtgcatgctttttttcccatttatttcttttctatataCTGATTTCTTGCTGAGGGTCTATACTTTATATGGAAGCAGTCAAAATTTGCAAGCATCATCACTAAAAGAAGTTCCACAGAAATATTCCTCCTTTGTTGCAAATGCAGAAGTTTTGCTTGGTAACAGTAGTCTGAGTGAGAACTCCTGAAATAATGCTTGACTCCAATCTCACTCTGCTTCatggaaaaggggaaggaaagttTTTTTATGAAATGCTGTTCTCTGAACTAC
Above is a window of Larus michahellis chromosome 1, bLarMic1.1, whole genome shotgun sequence DNA encoding:
- the POLQ gene encoding DNA polymerase theta isoform X6, with the protein product MFGGKLLDILTYKQMAGRAGRKGADTEGESILVCKPSERSKGAALLQGSLKPVCSCLLRREGEGVASSMKRAILEIIVGGVASTPDDVQTYASCTLLASSLKESKWGNEEVQDKVQTGPIEACVAWLLENEFIQVLESGNDVTAKVYHPTHLGSATLSSSLSPTEAMEIFADLQRAMKSFVLENDLHIVYLVTPVYEEWTTIDWYQFFCLWEKLPASMKRVAELVGIEEGFLARSVKGKIIAKTEKQHRQMAIHKRFFTSLALLDLISEVPLKDMTKKYGCSRGQLQSLQQSAATYAGMVTVFCNRLGWHNMELLLSQFQSRLTFGVHRELCDLVRVSLLNAQRARTLFNAGFVTVADLAKASPDDVAAALTNSVPFKSVRRAVDEDEESAEERRTVRSVWMAGMKGLTEREAASLIVEEARGLLQQDLALMGVHWNPESFLETDTSSMISSESELEDSLHRSESSRVLNKKGCRAQHLNGLGLQTRNLSNIKKGYKRQLSSSTENSRFESEVPGNDDIVCSARKRPNMCRDNENIEGISLVKNKTDSRKAIPELPSEQGKTPTLRTKSSASRLIKSTDMHLNRTRNKNTASKLQTSLLEDSNRLSIDIQKPSAFHPTVSTDNFFSDQNNKEFMETGSVTHKVSNSVQMREINFGRKDKMEGLFTEPTTTNEGMPKGRACFQAPVTLKGIPHINVEAHNIVGSLAPGSTRTLRNENTDDKQNKINKMQTDASCAEAMIGRQQIALHTDHGNVTASCSGSGDTHRSSRIRKPVHFCPGEDKSCHIQIQNGGKNGSENPNAILLQAGALQKANSHPKGFLKDSLVKSRGVCHADDVQNGPSSDLFSDSRDFEESFQLDTQTEMIIKQEGAAGITGQQGIQGSELAAIPRQEISKKLNTSRTENATDERQAATVRKLGLSSVVATNNITKNTAQHCSNKVLESGGLNLQPVAMEIESARCLKDSDFSVTDSQLHSFLQDFHTQNSVKRESVSEDLSKATSPFSREHIVQVECHPVPETSLNMSGSLLFDDSFSNGSDLSAVHVTETERKDPVEKQEALLPPDCLLQNLRSVPSKFDVCGNQKEHEDPAHLNNVSLAFSDLIAEVLDHANSPSFLEDLPSPFHGQSVLRNPVISNNDRRPKDLVGDEGEKLQRSQQALDKKTHPMVWTDRSFELSPGLQDVLDKWPSPSGIEPVSVSSCLKGKLAAPIVNQEPDPVFKSDCCQPERLPNCQDLKSSFEVETENLDLQKTDCVTLPVKGSNSKLCPPPDSNNVLIPPTPPQELFPKSSISLSVKSGRKRQVACMNKGQLIQPQQNNEGNAEQQVKTLQVKLGSVDPSETDEIKDDSTTDQGFSLQLSQDVFPLVPLSAESFTIIDVASDKALFQTFVAEWKEKSRFSISVACERTKCLMSPKSTIGGKFKKVSSPQWMQVKDDGFPVQGCEDILVVGLAVCWGGKDAYYISLQQIQDQTEISMSLAPPPLDKNLSVTERLYHLQLYLQKKPKQERSLVMYDFIQHYKTLVMACGISLEGSFEDPKVACWLLDSGSKERTLHNMVTNFLPNELPLLEGVGTDQGVQSLGLSASGDHSGRYRAAIESVLIFNVMNQLRNELQKENLTDVFSKVEMPTHYCLALLELNGIGFSTTAYETQKQVMQAKLSEIETKAYQLAGHSFSLTSPDDIAEVLFLELKLPQNGDVKVQGNKKTLGYTRRATAKGSRVRLSKQLSTTKDVLEKLKTLHPLPGLILEWRRINNAITKVVFPLQREKRLNSALGMERIYPVSQTHTATGRITFTEPNIQNVPRDFEIEMPTVVEESPPSRAHGNVNSHALSGGRCRKRSSILPNGLKFQAEDRSEERGIPFSVSMRHAFVPFPGGLILAADYSQLELRILAHLSCDCRLIQALNGGTDVFKSIAAEWKMIDPEAVGDRTRQQAKQICYGIIYGIGAKSLGEQMGIDENEAANYIESFKSRYTVDSLLPLQSAGIQKFLRETVKSCRRDGFVQTILGRRRYLPAIKDPNPYSKAHAERQAVNTTVQGSAADIVKTATVNIQRRLEAFSSVIKSHGHLESSFQRDKTGKLARKSNRRTLHPISGGFFILQLHDELLYEVAEDDVIQVAQIVKHEMENAIKLSVKLNVKMKIGPSWGALQDLEL